The genomic region TGCACTTTGGCCATGAACAGGTCGAGAATCCCTCCTCGCTGCTCATCCATGAGCATGTGCAGCTCGTCGATCACAATGAGTCCCGGCTGCCTGTCTGCTGCCTTGTCCAGCATGATGTTCATGAAAAGATTGGCTTTTTCATACACGGAAAAGATAATCCGGTATTCGTCTCTCAGAATCTGTCCGTCCTGTTCCCCCCTTTCGCCCGTGGAGCAAAGTATCCACCCATCGTCAGTTTCACTGTGGATAAAATATTCCAGAAGATTCCTATAGTCGCTTCCAAGTTTCTCTGCCGCTTGCCGCATGTCTTTCAGCATACGCATGAAGTCCTCATACACTTCATACACCAGAGCCCTCGTAGGCGATATGTACACGGCCTTGACACCCATAAACAACGCATTGAGCAGCAGGGCCTTGGCCAGAGTCGTTTTTCCGGTACTGGTGGAGCCCACGAACAGAAGATGCGGCTTCTTCGCACTTCCCCGCTGGAACACTATGTCTCTGCAGGGGCGTCCGTCCTCATCCTCACCATCCAGAGCCTTGCTGGGAAACGTATTTTCCTTCATTTCCCTGTCGTCGACATGACTTTGACGGAATATCTCCCGGAGCATCGTCATTTCTTCTCCCTCTTCCCCCGAAGAAAGCGCCTCCAGATAGATTTCATACAGACGACGAGTGTCTTCATGAGAGGTCTGCTCATCGGCAGTCGTCTCCCGCTCCCCACGGGGGGGCACCTCCAGCAGTCGGGCAAGCTGCTTGGTCCACCCCTCTCCTGCCAGCAATATGAGCATGTTCCTGTCACTCATATTTTCGGGAACACCGTCCATATCTGACAGACGCGTCGCCTCAATATCCCCAGGGAAATTCTTTTCGGGAAGCAGAAGAAGATCCATGCCCTCCTTCCGGCAGAATTCTATTTTTGCCTTGACATCACTGACTTGTTCAGCGTCGTTCCAACATTCGGAATGAATGCTGACGGCAACATTCAGGTTCTTTTTGCTGCCGTTGCAGTCGTACTGACGGAAAAACTCGGCGCACCCCGAAGCGGAACTGCCGGCAAGCTTCTCCTTGTAATCGACGCCTTTCACCCCCCTGGCAGTCAAACGGACCGCCCCGCATTCAGCGGCTCTTTTGATGGGGTTCCAAAAAGTTTTGTTTCTATCAGGAATGTCGCACAGCTCTTTATCAAGATAAATTTCACCCGGCTGGCCATCCTCACAGGAAGACAACTGCCAGAGGATATTGGGTTCGGAATCTTTACCGATGGTGGGGAAGTAAAGTCGTATGGACATGGTCAATCCTCAAAAGCGTTGACAGAGAGTACTCTCAAGCGTCAGCGGTATGAAAAGCCGGATCTCCTGAGATGCTCGCAGGTTTCATCAGAAACATTATTCAGAAGGGAAGGCGTACACCTGAATGTCGCAAGCTTCGAACTCCTCCTCGCTCAGGCGACAGAAGCGTTCTTCTTCACCGTCGCTCTCGACCACCACATGATTGTGCCAGTTCCCGTCCTCATCCCTCACCTCCACAATGTCGCCATCCATGCGCAGAACAACGACATATAATGTACCGTCGGGGATATAGTTGAAACTATAGTACAGGATTCCTTCCTCATAGCGCACCGTGCAGGCGTTTTCTTCTTCCGGCATGTCCACGACCCGCGTCATGGAAGCTGCCGCAAGCCTGCTGCTCATGCTTTCATAGTTCGGAAGAAGTTCGTTCCAGTCAGGCGTGTTACGGTCTTTCACAAAAGCCGCGACAAGGGACTCGTATCTGACGCGCTGTTTTTTCTGCCACGCTTCCGCCCGCTCCATGACCTCTTCCATGGCTCCCAGGGCGAAATGAACGCTGTGGTACAGCTCCTGCTGACGAAAGACATCCACGGCGCTCCCTTCCTCCGGCGACTTCCAGCCCTGTTCCTTCAGAAAGGCGCAGGACATGGTTGTTCCCGAAACCTCTCCCAGATACCTGTCCAGCCAGTCTTCCGGCACGGAATAGACGTTCCACATTTCGGCAAAACTGTCCCAGGGCGACGTTTCCAGCACCACGTCGCCGTCTGCTGCGAGCGACATGAACGTGCCTATATGGGCGACACGGGCCACGCCGTAAGGATACACGTCCAGCACCAGTACCTGCGGGGAGTGGTAGTAGTAACCGTCATCGCCCCACCCCCCATGCGTATGGGCCAGCTGCCATATCTGGCCGGGACGAACTTCATGGGGAACATCACGCACAGGCAGACTCTCATTCACCAGCTCCGCAAGCTTGTCCCAGGCCTGTTCCCCCTCAAGCTCCTTCATGCGTTCGCGGCAGAACTCGCACTGCTGAAGATGACGCACCACATGGACGGACTGTTCCTTCTCCATGAGAAGCGCCGCCTCGGGGCAGAACCTGTCCTGACCGGCCAGCACGGCATCCTCATAGCGTTCATCACTGTCCATAATCATGTCCTTTTATCCTCTTCCGAAAATTTCGTTCCGGCAGCTGCTTTGAAGATGGCCCAACATCAGATCAAAACAATACCTTTCCAAAGAAAAATCCACACCTTCCAACCGGAACACTCCGGGGCCGGAAAAGAAAGCCTTCCAGTCGTTTTTTTCGAGCATCGTATTGAGCCGATTATAGATATTATTCTTCACGGAATGAAAATAAGCTGTACTTTTCTTATACGTTCTGCCAAGCTCCGACAGCGTTTTCTTTTCCTTAACGGCAAGAAGCACAATTTTCTCATCACGCTTCATGCTCTGGAAAAATACATCAAGAGTGCGCTTTCCGGCGGAGCTCAACCAGATGGTGTCCCGAAAGCTCATATCAGAGACCATTTCGGAGGCTTCGGCGTTCAGCGCTTCATCCCCCACCGCCTCATCTTCGTCCTCCGCTCCGGCATCCAGAGACAGCTCTCTGACCGGGGCAAAAAAAACACAGCCCTTACGCAGCAGATCCATCACGATATCCACGGAAAGAATGCGCGCAGAGCCGAGACGCTCCGCAACATGATAAAAAATCCTCCGGCACAGCTCATCCAACTCCTCCCCGGAAAGGCCCTCCTTCATGCCGCTCCCGTCGCTGCCAGCCGGTTCCTCCCCCTGATAAAACTTCGGAATGAAGTCTTCGACGGGCAATCCGCCGAGAAGTTTGTCGCGCATGGACAGATATTCATTGTTTCCGAGGATCGGAAGCTTGTCTCCGACATAGGAAAAATACACTTTTCCCTCTTGAACCCCCGCCGTTTCCAAGGGGAGTGAAACACAGCGGCCTTTCTTCCTGAGCACCTCATTGATGCGCTTTTGATAATATCTGTCAGGTGAATACGTGCCCGACAGGGAAGGCCATCTTCTCAGCAGATCCTCTCCATCCTTCAGTCCGCTGTCCTTCCGCACTGTCCGTGCGCCGCGGGTACGACACCTTTCCCCTATCCAGAGGGAAAACGCCTTCTCCAGAAGTTTGTGCGAAGACAGCATGTCGGCGACCGACTTGCCCTCCGTCCCGTACCGCCGGATGCGCAACAGAACAAACTCGCAGAGTTCGCTGACATAATCTTTTTCGTCAAGCAGACTGTTCGCCTTTACGCTTTCTTTCCCCATATAACGCCGGGCAGCCTTTTGCAGCAGCTCATGACAGACCTTGGCCAGCCCCTGAATTCTCTCCCGGGTGTCCCGCAGCATCCTCCTCAGAAAAAGTGCAGGAGTACACCGCCCTTCTTCCCGTTTTTCTTCTTCCGGTTCATATCCCATGAACGCCCTCCCTGTTTACGCCTCCATGAACCACCGGCCCTTTCGGATATCCTTCTCCCGCACCACGCCCAGGCAGAGAAGATCCCGCCCGTACGGATCGCCTTCCCTGGTAAAATCCTTTCTGAACGCCATTCCGCGAGGCACGGAAAAATCATTCTCCAAGACAAGATATGTCGCATTTTTAATAGTCAGGTTACAGTCCGTCACCGTTCCCTGAGGAATATACGGCCTGTCTTCTTTATCAAACCAATTTTTTGTACTCCCCGGGCAGACTCTGGGGCCTTCCTTCTCAATGCGCAGAACAAAAATCGGATGAGTTCCGACATCATCGTCATAGTCTTTCCTGGGAAACTGGCCGTCCGTGTACCGAAACAGCGTCGTATTGCGGACTCCGATGAAATACATATGCTTTTTCCACGCCCCGGACATCAGATTCTTAGGAAAATAGGAACGATACATACAAGCCTCCACTCACGGCTCAACATACAGAATTTTCCTTTGTAACATACCCTGTTATCGAGAGAAAAAAAAGCGTTGAAATCACCCTGCAGCGAATTTTCCCTTTTTTAAAGGGAGGAGACATGCGGAAGCCCGCAAGCCCCTCCCCACAAGTCCTCAAGCGGCATTTTCGCCCGTATCGCGTCCGCACACGCCGCAGGCCCCCGCAAGGTTCCGTTCAAGCTTTTTTTCAAACAAAGTAACGCCGCTTAAGAAGTCATGCTGCCACAGATCGAGAGGAGCATCTCCCAGCCCGGCCATACGCTTCTGGACTTCCAGCACCAGTGCACCCGCCGCCACGGCATTGAGGGACATCACAGACGGAGAAGGCTCTTCAGGGATGTAACCCTCAGCCCTCGCCCGTTCCAGAACCGTTCCCCCCACATAACGGCGGGCATCCACAGAAGCCTGCGCGGAACTGAGCCTGCCGGAGCACAGCGGACAAAAACGCCCGTTTTCCGCACCGGTGAATTCCACTGCCAGGGCATCAATACTTCCGTCCTTCTGTCCGATGCGCACCCCCGCCTGCAGGTATTCCACACCGTACTGTAGCGCCAGCTTCAGACATGCGATGCGGGAAAGCTCGTCGTCGGTAAGCGCAAGAATCACGTCGCACCCAGCAAGCGCGGTTCTGGTCGCACGACTTGCAAGGTTGATATCCTCCGTACAGGCTTTCACCTGAGGTCGCGTTCCCACGGCCCTCCCGGCCATGCGGATGACCGACCGGCACAACTCCACCTTGTTTCTTCCCAGATCACGGCGAAACGCATGACCAAGACGGTTGAGATTGGTGATTTCCACCTTGTCGAGATCTACCAGTACAAAGTGCGTAACACCGCTTCTGGCCAGCATCTCCGCCACGGGCATACCTACGCCGCCCACACCGACAATTCCCACGCGAAGCTGCGAAGCGGCATGAACGAACACAGAACCGAAGGCCCTTTGACGATCCAGAGCCTGAAGCGTACACGTATCCGTGCGGGGAGGGACGGCCTTCCCCTCCATCTCGCAGGGCATGACAATACGCCTGAGACCGATGCGGAGACCGCAACCGTACCAGGAGCCTTCACGCCACAGACGGACTACGGGTGCAGCCCCGCAGGCCTGCACCACGCTGAGAAGCCAGGGTTGCCCCTGCGCTCTCAGCCAGTGATGCGCGACCGCCTCGGCATCGTCGTCATACGGACTGAAGTCATTCATGCCACAAGGATGGGAGTGAATATGCACGGGAACCAGTCCCAAAGAGGCGGCCTCCAGTCCCAGCATATTCAGGCGGGAGGAAGCCTCGGTGGTCAAGGTAAGGCCGGCACTGGCCCGGTGGGCATAGTCATCAGGCGCCGGCCGAAGGATATGTTCCAGAATGAAACGCAGATTCCGTCCGGCCCGTACCGGCCTTGCCAGCCCGAACACAAAGCCCTCCTCTCCCCTGGAAGAGAAAAGCTCAGCCTCAGCCTCCTTCCATATCCCCTGCCCCGTGACAAGCTCCAGTTTCATGCCGCGGTCCTTTCGTTGAGCAGGGCAAGCACTGCCGCCACATACCCAAGCAGATTGTGGCGATAAGGAATCCAGTTCTCCGCCAGACCGCAGAACCAGTTCCAGCCTTCTTCCGTCAGGTCGGGAGCGCCATGATAGCTGCGGGCATACAAATGGGAGGTGTCCAGCCCGCCCACGTTGGCATTCTTGCGAAGAAAGAAGCCTATGGGGCTGGCTTCAGGGTATGCTTCGGGCAACAGCACCATGGCATCGGTACGGCTCCCTCCGGGAAGAATCAGCCCTTTCATACGGATGGCCCAGCCCCACCTGGTCAGTACGGGATCAGGCACGCCGCCGAGGCCCGCGGCCCTCAGCTCTTCCATTTCCCGACGCAGAATGACAGGAACTTCGCTTCCCTGTCCCTTTCCAACGGGGGAGGGAACATTGTCTCCGCCGCCGGACCGGTTGAGCAGATCGCCGAACAGCCCCGCCGCCTTGGTGATGGTGGGACCGGCCACAAAGCCGGTACCGGGCTTATGGGGCACTTCCTTCTCACGACTGTCCACAGAGCGGCTCACCCGCACGCCTTTTTCCTGGTAAACGGAGTACAGCGTCTCCCCCTTTTTAAGGCCGAGCTGATCCGCCAGTTCCTTGTAGGAGGTCTTTCCATAGTCGCGGGCCCTGACCAGCATACCGTATTCATTTCTTTTGAGCGCCATTGCTGTCTCCTTTTTTCTTCACTTTCAGAGGTTTTCTCTCCGGTTCCCGGCACGGCTTCCCGGGCGAGACTTTTCTTCCGCCCGGGAAGCTCCCCGTCAGCGCCTGATGGACTGCAGCATCTCGTCGTAGTCCACGGTATTCACCGCCTGACGGATGAGTTCCGAAGCCAGCATCGTGGGACTGGCCACCACTTCCGTGCGTATGCCTTCACCACGGAGGATTTCCACCATGGGAGCAAAGTCTCCGTCCGCGGCAAACAGAAGAACGAAGTCAGGACGCAGCTTCATGGCCAACATGAGCGTCGTCAGCATGAGCCGCTGATCGTCACTCTGCTTGAAACCGCTCGGTGAGTTCTGGCTGCGTTTGGAAGGACACTCGATGACACGGGCTCCAGAGCTCTGCAACGCGTTACGCTTGTTGATGTACTGGGTGCGAACCTTCGCCAGCGCTTCAGGGCTGTCATCTTCAGGCTGCCGCTCAGGAAGCGTGACCAACATTTCGATGACGTCCACACTATCAGCCTCGCATACTTCGCGAATTTCACGAAGAGGGATGTGAGGAAAACCAAGTTCTTTGGCGCGGCGCTCCATGGGCAGCAGATCAACGGCAATAAGTTTTCTCAGCATATGTTCTCCTTTTCCGGGTAAGTCCCCTGTTGAGATTATGAAAGGGCTTTTCCCTCCCTATCAGCATATACGACTTCCTGAACACGGATTTTCACAATGTTTCGCAATTTT from Mailhella massiliensis harbors:
- a CDS encoding ThiF family adenylyltransferase, which codes for MKLELVTGQGIWKEAEAELFSSRGEEGFVFGLARPVRAGRNLRFILEHILRPAPDDYAHRASAGLTLTTEASSRLNMLGLEAASLGLVPVHIHSHPCGMNDFSPYDDDAEAVAHHWLRAQGQPWLLSVVQACGAAPVVRLWREGSWYGCGLRIGLRRIVMPCEMEGKAVPPRTDTCTLQALDRQRAFGSVFVHAASQLRVGIVGVGGVGMPVAEMLARSGVTHFVLVDLDKVEITNLNRLGHAFRRDLGRNKVELCRSVIRMAGRAVGTRPQVKACTEDINLASRATRTALAGCDVILALTDDELSRIACLKLALQYGVEYLQAGVRIGQKDGSIDALAVEFTGAENGRFCPLCSGRLSSAQASVDARRYVGGTVLERARAEGYIPEEPSPSVMSLNAVAAGALVLEVQKRMAGLGDAPLDLWQHDFLSGVTLFEKKLERNLAGACGVCGRDTGENAA
- a CDS encoding NYN domain-containing protein; its protein translation is MLRKLIAVDLLPMERRAKELGFPHIPLREIREVCEADSVDVIEMLVTLPERQPEDDSPEALAKVRTQYINKRNALQSSGARVIECPSKRSQNSPSGFKQSDDQRLMLTTLMLAMKLRPDFVLLFAADGDFAPMVEILRGEGIRTEVVASPTMLASELIRQAVNTVDYDEMLQSIRR